A genomic segment from Gemmatimonadota bacterium encodes:
- a CDS encoding M14 family metallopeptidase, with protein MRIRLLALAALAVTARIAPVSAQQAPAALGNLAAAGSPRDPKVQVMWDRFYDHAAIGEIGRRLQAAHPNTCRLSSIGKSHDGRDIWVITVSDFTKGDPDKKPAMYIDGNIHSNEIQGTEFALYTAWYLCEMQGQNAWIDSLLATRTMYLVPTINPDGREDYLKQPNNASSPRTGKVPRDNDGDGLIDEDSYDDLDKDGNITQMRRRNPNGRFIESPEDPRIMIPALPGQKGQWDLLGSEGIDNDGDGLVNEDGIGGYDPNRNWPWRWQPSYVQGGSDFYPTSLPETRAVIDFVSKHPNIAGAQSYHNNGGMILRGPGSPQDEYRPQDVQVFDQLGRVGERILPGYKYIVVWKDLYIVWGGELDWFYGNRGIVTFSNELWTDFKYFEKNNDNTSRYARPDYEFDRLLLFGDAFVPWKPFKHPQYGDIEVGGFKKTFGRAEPGFLVQAEGHRNMAFTLFQMWQLPSVGVDSIGVRPLGNGLTEVTAIVSNNRIVPTHTQQDVENKITRPDFVTLTGGTVITGYRVTNTLNGQSTEQARNPAQLEISNIPGNSNLMVKWVVRGNGPFTVTVDSEKGGTATLRK; from the coding sequence CGCCGCGTGATCCCAAGGTCCAGGTGATGTGGGATCGCTTCTATGATCACGCCGCCATCGGCGAAATCGGCCGGCGGTTACAGGCCGCTCACCCGAACACCTGCCGCCTCTCGTCCATCGGCAAGAGTCACGACGGCCGCGACATCTGGGTCATCACGGTGAGCGACTTCACCAAGGGCGATCCCGACAAGAAGCCGGCGATGTACATCGACGGCAACATTCACTCGAACGAAATCCAGGGCACCGAGTTCGCCCTGTACACGGCGTGGTACCTCTGCGAGATGCAGGGGCAGAACGCCTGGATCGATTCACTGCTGGCCACGCGCACGATGTACCTGGTGCCGACCATCAACCCCGACGGCCGCGAGGATTACCTCAAGCAGCCGAACAATGCCTCGTCGCCGCGCACCGGCAAGGTGCCGCGCGACAACGATGGCGACGGGCTCATTGATGAGGACAGCTACGACGACCTCGACAAGGACGGCAACATCACCCAGATGCGCCGTCGTAACCCCAACGGCCGCTTCATCGAGAGCCCGGAAGATCCGCGGATCATGATTCCCGCGCTCCCGGGCCAGAAGGGCCAGTGGGACCTGCTCGGCAGCGAAGGGATCGACAACGACGGCGATGGTCTGGTGAACGAGGATGGCATCGGCGGCTACGATCCGAATCGCAACTGGCCCTGGCGCTGGCAGCCGAGCTACGTACAGGGCGGCTCGGACTTCTACCCGACGTCATTGCCGGAAACGCGTGCCGTCATCGACTTCGTGAGCAAGCATCCGAACATTGCGGGTGCCCAGAGCTATCACAACAACGGCGGGATGATCCTTCGCGGCCCTGGCTCTCCGCAGGACGAATACCGGCCGCAGGACGTCCAGGTCTTCGACCAGCTGGGTCGCGTCGGTGAGCGGATCCTGCCGGGCTACAAGTACATCGTGGTCTGGAAGGATCTCTATATCGTCTGGGGCGGGGAACTCGACTGGTTCTATGGCAATCGCGGCATCGTGACTTTCTCGAACGAACTGTGGACCGACTTCAAGTACTTCGAGAAGAACAACGACAACACATCGCGTTACGCGCGGCCGGACTATGAGTTCGATCGACTGCTCCTCTTTGGCGATGCCTTTGTACCGTGGAAGCCGTTCAAGCATCCGCAGTACGGTGACATCGAGGTTGGCGGCTTCAAGAAGACCTTCGGTCGTGCCGAACCCGGCTTCCTGGTCCAGGCGGAAGGGCACCGGAACATGGCGTTCACGCTCTTCCAGATGTGGCAGTTGCCGAGCGTGGGGGTGGACTCGATCGGCGTACGACCGCTGGGCAATGGCCTCACCGAGGTCACCGCGATCGTCTCGAACAATCGCATCGTGCCGACGCACACCCAGCAGGATGTCGAGAACAAGATCACTCGTCCCGACTTTGTCACCCTCACGGGCGGCACGGTCATCACCGGCTACCGCGTCACCAACACGCTCAACGGGCAGTCGACGGAGCAGGCACGCAATCCAGCGCAGCTCGAGATCAGCAACATCCCGGGCAACTCGAACCTGATGGTGAAGTGGGTGGTTCGAGGCAACGGACCATTCACCGTCACTGTGGACTCGGAAAAGGGCGGCACGGCCACACTCCGCAAGTAA
- a CDS encoding glycosyltransferase family 4 protein, giving the protein MPTLRTHGLQISEDGDRPARVALAADGQCAVAAFAYATRHRCPLILYIWDLPPWRLGTGRPDHIFATGGRLWKIPRLFNRYPERAGNYSRIGYVAQQATLVLAPSTTTVADVRARLGVEATQLPFCYDSGRFNGDATAAAPGGTAVLLSISRLTQMKNHSVLLRAAARIPEPVAVRIIGRGVEADSLRQEAARLGVALRLDDGWASDEEIVAAYREASVVVCPSRFEGFGLTPMEGLAMRRPVVASDIAVHREFVGPKVRLFDPDDAEALAHACREALASPATTVADEPLPQLTIGACADRIEAALRPFLA; this is encoded by the coding sequence GTGCCCACACTGCGCACGCACGGCCTGCAGATCAGCGAGGACGGCGACCGACCGGCGCGCGTTGCCTTGGCTGCCGACGGTCAGTGCGCCGTGGCGGCGTTCGCCTACGCCACACGCCATCGCTGCCCGCTGATCCTCTACATCTGGGACCTGCCCCCGTGGCGACTCGGCACGGGAAGACCAGATCACATCTTCGCGACCGGTGGCCGACTCTGGAAGATCCCGCGGCTCTTCAATCGCTATCCCGAGCGTGCAGGCAACTACAGTCGCATCGGCTACGTGGCGCAACAGGCCACGCTCGTGCTGGCACCATCGACTACGACGGTCGCTGACGTTCGCGCACGCCTCGGAGTCGAGGCGACGCAATTGCCGTTCTGCTACGATAGTGGGCGCTTCAACGGCGATGCCACCGCCGCAGCACCAGGCGGCACGGCGGTTCTGCTCTCTATTTCACGGCTCACGCAGATGAAGAATCACAGCGTGCTGCTCCGGGCCGCCGCGAGGATTCCCGAGCCGGTCGCAGTCCGGATCATCGGCCGCGGGGTCGAGGCCGACTCGTTGCGCCAGGAGGCGGCGAGGCTTGGTGTTGCCCTGCGACTCGACGACGGCTGGGCGAGTGATGAGGAGATCGTGGCGGCGTACCGAGAGGCCTCGGTCGTGGTCTGCCCGTCGCGATTCGAGGGCTTCGGACTCACGCCCATGGAAGGGCTGGCGATGCGGCGGCCGGTGGTGGCATCGGACATTGCGGTGCACCGGGAGTTTGTCGGCCCGAAGGTTCGGCTCTTCGATCCTGACGATGCCGAGGCGCTCGCCCACGCCTGCCGCGAGGCGCTTGCTTCCCCCGCCACCACCGTTGCGGATGAGCCCCTCCCCCAGCTCACCATCGGTGCCTGTGCCGACCGGATCGAGGCCGCGCTCAGGCCATTTCTCGCCTAG
- a CDS encoding M20/M25/M40 family metallo-hydrolase — protein sequence MPRAYHRLAIGALLLAAGPLSAQTFPTDDPVIKQIWSMGMENSKTWDLAHTLFDSLGPRLMGAPNLKAAQDWLVKTYTGWGIEAKNEQYGTWRGWRRGYSHIDLISPRTRTLEGQMLGYSPGTGKKDVDAVAVILPRFKDSTEFVKWLPQAKGKLVLVSAGLPTCRPQDDWQANATPEVKSRMDSLMVKTQREWSGRDVRGTGYSLALGGGELAVRLEQGGVAGVISSRPKLPWRLAPPPAPAGTTPAPGPGARGGGGGGLGGASNTGWGTMEIFETYTTKVPTIALSCEDYGLVFRLAEKGEQPKLRLNLDGQLLGEQPVFNTVAMIRGTEKPDEYVMLSAHFDSWDGSSGATDNGTGTLTMMEAMRILKTAYPKPKRTILVGHWSGEEEGEVGSKAFTEDHPDILKGLMALFNQDNGTGRIVRMGGGGLVNSPDHINAWLGKLPTEFKTQINFGGAGRPAGGGSDDFSFACNGLPAFGLSAAGWDYGNVTWHTERDTFDKVVFDELKGNATITAMLAYMASEDPTRISLDRVTPQAPAANGAGGGRGAGGGAWPVCVKAPRKTEPRLK from the coding sequence ATGCCTCGTGCGTACCATCGCCTCGCCATCGGCGCGCTCCTGCTCGCCGCTGGGCCCCTCTCCGCCCAGACCTTCCCCACCGACGATCCGGTCATCAAGCAGATCTGGTCGATGGGAATGGAGAACAGCAAGACCTGGGACCTCGCTCACACCCTCTTCGACTCCCTCGGGCCCCGCCTGATGGGCGCTCCCAACCTCAAGGCCGCACAGGACTGGCTGGTGAAGACTTACACCGGCTGGGGAATCGAAGCGAAGAACGAACAGTACGGCACCTGGCGCGGCTGGCGTCGTGGCTACTCCCACATCGATCTCATTTCGCCGCGCACCCGGACTCTCGAGGGCCAGATGCTCGGCTACTCGCCGGGCACTGGCAAGAAGGACGTCGATGCCGTTGCGGTGATCCTGCCGCGGTTCAAGGACAGCACCGAATTCGTGAAGTGGCTGCCGCAGGCCAAGGGAAAGTTGGTGCTGGTTTCGGCCGGGCTCCCCACTTGCCGTCCGCAGGACGACTGGCAGGCGAACGCCACCCCGGAAGTGAAGTCGCGGATGGATTCGCTGATGGTGAAGACGCAGCGTGAGTGGAGCGGTCGCGACGTGCGCGGCACTGGCTACTCGCTCGCGCTCGGCGGTGGTGAACTCGCGGTGCGACTCGAGCAGGGCGGCGTCGCCGGCGTGATCTCGTCGCGACCGAAGCTGCCGTGGCGGCTGGCTCCGCCGCCGGCTCCGGCTGGCACCACGCCGGCGCCCGGTCCTGGAGCGCGTGGCGGTGGTGGGGGTGGACTCGGCGGCGCCAGCAATACCGGCTGGGGCACGATGGAAATCTTCGAGACCTACACCACGAAGGTGCCGACGATCGCCTTGAGCTGCGAAGATTACGGCCTGGTGTTCCGACTCGCCGAGAAGGGCGAACAGCCGAAGCTCCGGCTCAACCTCGACGGCCAGCTGCTCGGCGAGCAGCCGGTGTTCAACACCGTCGCGATGATCCGCGGTACCGAGAAGCCGGACGAGTATGTGATGCTCTCGGCCCACTTCGATTCGTGGGACGGCTCGAGCGGTGCCACCGACAACGGCACCGGCACGCTGACGATGATGGAAGCGATGCGCATCCTCAAGACCGCCTACCCCAAGCCGAAGCGCACCATCCTGGTGGGACACTGGAGCGGTGAGGAAGAGGGCGAGGTTGGTTCCAAGGCCTTCACTGAAGACCATCCCGATATCCTCAAGGGATTGATGGCGCTCTTCAACCAGGACAACGGCACTGGCCGCATTGTCCGGATGGGTGGCGGGGGTCTGGTGAACTCGCCCGATCACATCAACGCCTGGCTCGGGAAGCTGCCGACCGAATTCAAGACGCAGATCAACTTCGGCGGCGCCGGCCGGCCGGCTGGCGGCGGCAGCGATGACTTCTCCTTTGCCTGCAACGGCCTCCCGGCGTTCGGCCTCAGCGCGGCAGGCTGGGACTACGGCAACGTGACCTGGCACACCGAACGCGACACCTTTGACAAGGTCGTCTTCGACGAACTCAAGGGGAACGCCACCATCACGGCAATGCTCGCGTACATGGCCTCGGAAGATCCGACGCGAATCTCGCTCGACCGGGTCACCCCGCAGGCGCCTGCCGCCAACGGCGCCGGCGGTGGTCGTGGTGCAGGTGGCGGCGCATGGCCGGTCTGCGTCAAGGCACCGCGGAAGACGGAGCCGCGCCTGAAGTAG